From Etheostoma spectabile isolate EspeVRDwgs_2016 chromosome 19, UIUC_Espe_1.0, whole genome shotgun sequence, the proteins below share one genomic window:
- the nicol1 gene encoding NELL2-interacting cell ontogeny regulator 1, with amino-acid sequence MASSGYLQAAVLLLAVQLLCLRADADQETGTVIPAESRPCVDCHAFEFMQRALQDLKKTAFNLDARTETLVLRAERRALCDCMPTNSLR; translated from the exons ATGGCGTCCAGTGGCTATCTGCAGGCAGCAGTGCTCCTTCTGGCGGTGCAGCTCCTCTGTCTCCGTGCTGATGCGGATCAGGAGACTGGAACTGTCATTCCTGCCGAAA GCCGCCCATGTGTGGACTGTCATGCGTTTGAGTTCATGCAGCGGGCACTGCAAGATCTAAAGAAGACCGCGTTTAACCTCGATGCCAGG ACGGAGACTCTGGTGCTGAGGGCAGAGAGGAGGGCTCTGTGTGACTGTATGCCCACCAACTCACTGCGCTGA
- the LOC116707019 gene encoding uncharacterized protein LOC116707019 isoform X2: protein MKCLILLLAFAFVAVVIGKPTKNDAAEDKDSDNQENVDAGAVEEPIQVATMKNPATKEYLAWLHKFKNYFNELQEVASMKNPFIEEYLAWWHKLKSYFNESTPVATIRNPAVEKYLAWLHELKSYFNESTPVATMKNPATEEYFAWFHEFKSYFNESQQVATIRNPAVEKYLAWLHELKSYFNESTPVATTKNPAIEKYLAWLHELKSYFNESTPVATTKNPATEEYFAWFHEFKSYFNESQQVATMKNPATEEYFAWLHESKSYFNDKE, encoded by the exons atgaagtgcCTAATTTTGCTGCTGGCCTTTGCTTTTGTGGCTGTGGTCATtggaaaaccaacaaaaaacgATGCCGCAGAAGACAAAG ATTCAGACAACCAAGAAAATGTTGATGCCGGTGCAGTTGAAGAGCCAATTCAGGTTGCTACTATGAAGAACCCAGCCACTAAAGAATATCTGGCTTGGTTGCACAAGTTCAAAAATTATTTCAATGAGTTACAGGAGGTTGCTTCTATGAAGAACCCATTCATTGAAGAATATCTGGCTTGGTGGCACAAGTTGAAGAGTTATTTCAATGAGTCAACGCCGGTTGCTACTATTAGGAACCCAGCCGTTGAAAAATATCTGGCTTGGTTGCACGAGTTGAAGAGTTATTTCAATGAGTCAACGCCGGTTGCTACTATGAAGAACCCAGCCACTGAAGAATATTTTGCTTGGTTTCACGAGTTCAAGAGTTATTTCAATGAGTCACAGCAGGTTGCTACTATTAGGAACCCAGCCGTTGAAAAATATTTGGCTTGGTTGCACGAGTTGAAGAGTTATTTCAATGAGTCAACGCCGGTTGCTACTACGAAGAACCCAGCCATTGAAAAATATCTGGCTTGGTTGCACGAGTTGAAGAGTTATTTCAATGAGTCAACGCCGGTTGCTACTACGAAGAACCCAGCCACTGAAGAATATTTTGCTTGGTTTCACGAGTTCAAGAGTTATTTCAATGAGTCACAGCAGGTTGCTACTATGAAGAACCCAGCCACTGAAGAATATTTTGCTTGGTTGCACGAGTCGAAGAGTTATTTCAAtgacaaagaataa
- the LOC116707019 gene encoding uncharacterized protein LOC116707019 isoform X1 yields MREERIKRRCLVNQKKMKCLILLLAFAFVAVVIGKPTKNDAAEDKDSDNQENVDAGAVEEPIQVATMKNPATKEYLAWLHKFKNYFNELQEVASMKNPFIEEYLAWWHKLKSYFNESTPVATIRNPAVEKYLAWLHELKSYFNESTPVATMKNPATEEYFAWFHEFKSYFNESQQVATIRNPAVEKYLAWLHELKSYFNESTPVATTKNPAIEKYLAWLHELKSYFNESTPVATTKNPATEEYFAWFHEFKSYFNESQQVATMKNPATEEYFAWLHESKSYFNDKE; encoded by the exons atgagagaggagaggataaAAAGAAGATGCCTCGTTAATCAAAAG aaaatgaagtgcCTAATTTTGCTGCTGGCCTTTGCTTTTGTGGCTGTGGTCATtggaaaaccaacaaaaaacgATGCCGCAGAAGACAAAG ATTCAGACAACCAAGAAAATGTTGATGCCGGTGCAGTTGAAGAGCCAATTCAGGTTGCTACTATGAAGAACCCAGCCACTAAAGAATATCTGGCTTGGTTGCACAAGTTCAAAAATTATTTCAATGAGTTACAGGAGGTTGCTTCTATGAAGAACCCATTCATTGAAGAATATCTGGCTTGGTGGCACAAGTTGAAGAGTTATTTCAATGAGTCAACGCCGGTTGCTACTATTAGGAACCCAGCCGTTGAAAAATATCTGGCTTGGTTGCACGAGTTGAAGAGTTATTTCAATGAGTCAACGCCGGTTGCTACTATGAAGAACCCAGCCACTGAAGAATATTTTGCTTGGTTTCACGAGTTCAAGAGTTATTTCAATGAGTCACAGCAGGTTGCTACTATTAGGAACCCAGCCGTTGAAAAATATTTGGCTTGGTTGCACGAGTTGAAGAGTTATTTCAATGAGTCAACGCCGGTTGCTACTACGAAGAACCCAGCCATTGAAAAATATCTGGCTTGGTTGCACGAGTTGAAGAGTTATTTCAATGAGTCAACGCCGGTTGCTACTACGAAGAACCCAGCCACTGAAGAATATTTTGCTTGGTTTCACGAGTTCAAGAGTTATTTCAATGAGTCACAGCAGGTTGCTACTATGAAGAACCCAGCCACTGAAGAATATTTTGCTTGGTTGCACGAGTCGAAGAGTTATTTCAAtgacaaagaataa